The following coding sequences are from one Rutidosis leptorrhynchoides isolate AG116_Rl617_1_P2 chromosome 11, CSIRO_AGI_Rlap_v1, whole genome shotgun sequence window:
- the LOC139877810 gene encoding non-specific lipid-transfer protein 8-like has translation MKGSYQLATLLVIATISLLVVFVPSSNAAITCGTVIQDVAPCVSYLRSGGGMPPPGCCSGAKALAAAASTTADRQAACQCLKSASQRLNPNPSLAQSLPGKCGINLGFTISSSVDCTKIT, from the exons ATGAAGGGCTCTTACCAACTAGCCACATTGTTAGTAATCGCGACAATTTCACTACTTGTCGTGTTTGTACCTTCCTCAAATGCCGCAATAACTTGTGGGACCGTCATTCAAGATGTAGCCCCTTGTGTGAGTTACCTTAGAAGTGGGGGTGGTATGCCCCCACCTGGTTGTTGTTCAGGTGCAAAGGCACTTGCTGCAGCCGCTAGTACAACGGCTGATCGACAGGCTGCATGCCAGTGCCTTAAGTCGGCTTCTCAAAGGCTAAACCCAAACCCGAGCTTGGCTCAATCACTTCCTGGAAAGTGTGGGATCAATTTGGGTTTCACTATCTCATCTAGTGTTGATTGCACCAA AATTACTTGA